A genomic window from Pseudogulbenkiania sp. MAI-1 includes:
- the gcvA gene encoding transcriptional regulator GcvA, producing MRRTLPSLMALQCFEAAVRHLSFTRAAEELNLTQSAVSRQIRALEDFIGRPLFERVKQRLVLTVAGEAYAAAVQDVLDRAEAATLQLMAHSGEGGVLTIAILPTFGSRWLVPRLGDFTAHYPDIQLNLVTQVRPFDFDKVEADVAIHFGPALWPGAICHRLMGEDIVPVCAPALLGGKAPLSDVRELFGYTLLQHTTRPQAWNDWLHAAGVEGFTGNEGGLLTGPRFEHFFMVIQAAVAGLGIAVLPQFLVAEELQSGRLVVAVDRPVQSQHAYYLVHPATKADLYKVRVFREWLLEQAAREGAMQAAG from the coding sequence ATGCGCCGTACCCTCCCCTCGCTGATGGCCTTGCAGTGTTTCGAGGCCGCCGTCCGCCACTTGAGCTTCACCCGTGCCGCCGAAGAGCTGAACCTGACGCAAAGCGCGGTCAGCCGCCAGATCCGCGCGCTGGAGGATTTCATCGGCCGGCCGCTGTTCGAGCGCGTCAAGCAGCGCCTGGTGCTGACCGTGGCGGGCGAAGCCTATGCCGCGGCGGTACAGGACGTGCTCGACCGCGCCGAGGCCGCCACCTTGCAATTGATGGCGCACAGCGGCGAAGGCGGCGTGCTCACCATCGCCATCCTGCCCACCTTCGGCTCGCGCTGGCTGGTGCCCCGGCTGGGCGATTTCACGGCGCACTATCCGGATATCCAGCTCAACCTGGTGACCCAGGTGCGGCCGTTCGATTTCGACAAGGTGGAGGCCGACGTGGCGATCCACTTCGGCCCCGCGCTGTGGCCGGGGGCGATCTGTCATCGGCTGATGGGCGAAGACATCGTGCCGGTGTGCGCGCCGGCACTGCTGGGCGGCAAGGCGCCGCTGTCCGACGTGCGCGAGCTGTTCGGCTATACGCTGCTGCAGCACACCACGCGCCCGCAGGCGTGGAACGACTGGCTGCACGCCGCCGGGGTGGAGGGCTTTACCGGTAATGAGGGCGGGCTGCTGACCGGACCGCGCTTCGAGCATTTCTTCATGGTGATCCAGGCCGCCGTGGCCGGGCTCGGCATCGCGGTGCTGCCGCAGTTTCTGGTGGCGGAAGAGCTGCAGAGCGGGCGCCTGGTGGTGGCGGTGGACAGGCCGGTGCAGAGCCAGCATGCCTACTACCTGGTGCATCCGGCGACCAAGGCCGACCTCTACAAGGTGCGCGTGTTCCGCGAATGGCTGCTGGAGCAGGCCGCGCGGGAGGGGGCAATGCAAGCGGCGGGCTGA
- a CDS encoding DUF1338 domain-containing protein yields the protein MAQVNANVETSQLWQLLEAVAGQAGTRALFDMIEVDDTLLTAPVRPATVPRVVLAQAMNMLLFAKNLEAVPEGKTYVTAKMAEGGKVVFDHGALRTVTAADTGALPMGELAFKRFLKPLGFAVAGVYPLARLKMTGRAYCHQDAPELVAQFFVSELHADQFSPAFQAAVNEVLSTSRDPLSERAKELLAKLADARALPFAEAVELLPELVGCFDVQHATPTLAAYQTLLEESAEMAWISTEGNAFNHATDHVDDVFAVADALRAQGLPIKDKVEVSAAGSVRQTAFKATRVEREFIAADGSRVTRVVPGSFYEFITRDRIVDPATGESKLDLRFDSSNAQGIFKMTAAAC from the coding sequence ATGGCACAAGTCAACGCGAACGTAGAAACCAGCCAACTGTGGCAACTGCTCGAGGCCGTCGCCGGCCAGGCAGGCACCCGCGCCCTGTTCGACATGATCGAGGTCGACGACACCCTGCTCACCGCCCCGGTGCGCCCGGCGACGGTGCCGCGCGTGGTGCTGGCGCAGGCGATGAACATGCTGCTGTTCGCCAAGAACCTGGAAGCCGTGCCGGAAGGCAAGACCTACGTCACCGCCAAGATGGCCGAGGGCGGCAAGGTGGTGTTCGACCACGGCGCGCTGCGCACCGTGACCGCCGCCGACACCGGCGCGCTGCCGATGGGTGAGCTCGCGTTCAAGCGCTTCCTCAAGCCGCTGGGCTTTGCCGTGGCCGGCGTCTATCCGCTGGCCCGCCTGAAGATGACCGGCCGCGCCTACTGCCACCAGGACGCGCCGGAGCTGGTCGCCCAGTTCTTCGTCTCCGAACTGCACGCCGACCAGTTCTCGCCGGCCTTCCAGGCGGCGGTGAACGAAGTGCTGAGCACCTCGCGCGATCCGCTGTCCGAGCGCGCCAAGGAACTGCTGGCCAAGCTCGCCGACGCCCGCGCCCTGCCGTTCGCCGAGGCCGTCGAGCTGCTGCCGGAACTGGTGGGCTGTTTCGACGTGCAGCACGCCACCCCGACCCTCGCCGCCTACCAGACCCTGCTGGAAGAATCGGCCGAAATGGCCTGGATCTCCACCGAGGGCAACGCCTTCAACCACGCCACCGATCACGTCGACGACGTGTTTGCCGTGGCCGACGCGCTGCGCGCCCAGGGCCTGCCGATCAAGGACAAGGTCGAAGTCTCGGCCGCCGGTTCGGTACGCCAGACCGCGTTCAAGGCCACCCGCGTCGAGCGCGAGTTCATCGCCGCCGACGGCTCGCGCGTGACGCGCGTAGTGCCGGGTTCGTTCTACGAGTTCATCACCCGCGACCGCATCGTCGACCCGGCCACCGGCGAGAGCAAGCTCGACCTGCGCTTCGATAGCTCCAACGCGCAGGGCATCTTCAAGATGACCGCGGCCGCCTGCTAA